Proteins encoded within one genomic window of Amorphoplanes friuliensis DSM 7358:
- a CDS encoding helix-turn-helix domain-containing protein, giving the protein MPGGRLTQQERQQIALGLADDLSYAEIARRLDRPTSTVTREVMRNGGPIGYRADLAHRATERRAHRSRAAAARGPASGDGLEGRDTDAVTEYAETLTTVLMASGLSRMGARVLTFLFITDSGSLTASELALKMRVSPASVSKAVAFLETQSLVRRERDERRRDRYIVDDELFYQATIASARANDQLVAVARQGVAVLGPDTGAAARLENVARFLDFISESVTRAADQARAVLHSTPEPSAADQD; this is encoded by the coding sequence ATGCCGGGAGGCAGACTCACCCAGCAGGAGCGTCAGCAGATTGCCCTCGGCCTGGCCGACGATCTGTCGTACGCCGAGATCGCCCGGCGTCTCGACCGCCCGACCTCCACGGTCACCCGTGAGGTGATGCGCAACGGCGGCCCCATCGGCTACCGCGCCGACCTGGCGCACCGGGCCACCGAGCGCCGCGCGCACCGCAGTCGTGCGGCCGCCGCCCGGGGTCCCGCATCGGGCGACGGCCTGGAGGGGCGCGACACCGACGCCGTCACCGAGTACGCGGAGACGCTCACGACCGTGCTCATGGCCTCAGGTCTGTCCCGCATGGGCGCCCGCGTGCTGACCTTTCTCTTCATCACCGACAGCGGCAGCCTGACGGCGTCCGAGCTGGCCCTGAAGATGCGGGTCAGCCCGGCGTCGGTCTCCAAGGCGGTTGCCTTCCTGGAGACGCAGAGCCTGGTCCGCCGCGAGCGTGACGAGCGCCGCCGCGACCGTTACATCGTCGACGACGAACTCTTCTACCAGGCGACCATCGCCAGCGCGCGGGCCAACGACCAACTGGTCGCCGTCGCCCGCCAAGGTGTCGCCGTTCTCGGTCCGGACACCGGTGCGGCGGCCCGCCTGGAAAACGTGGCCCGCTTCCTGGACTTCATCAGCGAGAGCGTCACCCGGGCCGCAGACCAGGCGCGGGCCGTGCTCCACTCCACGCCGGAGCCGTCAGCCGCAGATCAGGATTGA
- a CDS encoding ricin-type beta-trefoil lectin domain protein, which translates to MARPYRWIAVAAVAVAAVGMTPLLSFAADKPSPSPYPRVDVPQTLDLPAGVVAAMKRDLKLSDAQIAERLRTEAAAPVVQKRLQAKLGKQYGGAWIKKGEERLTVAVTTETAAKEVRAEGAEAYLVDRSESALAADRAKLDKRGAKADDTIRAWRIDPATNSVVVTVKPGAEAKARKFAKDSGVAEVTVETSATAPKPVYDIRGGDQYVINGNTLCSVGFPARRGGAPGFVTAGHCGGRGAPVKGFNNVDLGSFQESEFPNTDMAYVAANGNWTPQPWVNNYSGGNVIVAGSNDAAIGSSICRSGRTSSWTCGTLQGRNETINYSNGPVYGMSRMNACANPGDSGGSVIAGNQAQGVTSGISGGCGSASPQTWFQPVNPILSRWGIALVTSGGGSAGGAVISALNGRCLDIPNGNFSDGVRVQMWNCNGSAAQKWEFVNGTLRTGNNKCMDVAWGSTANGAILQIVTCSGNPAQQWVLSAAGDLVNPQANKCADIDAWNPNDGAVLVLWECTGGANQKWRRG; encoded by the coding sequence ATGGCTCGTCCGTACCGGTGGATCGCGGTTGCCGCAGTTGCGGTGGCGGCGGTCGGCATGACGCCCTTGCTGAGTTTTGCCGCCGACAAACCCTCCCCCAGTCCGTACCCGCGGGTCGACGTGCCGCAGACCCTGGACCTGCCGGCCGGTGTCGTCGCGGCGATGAAGCGCGACCTGAAGCTCAGCGACGCGCAGATCGCCGAGCGCCTGCGCACCGAGGCCGCGGCACCGGTCGTGCAGAAGCGCCTGCAGGCGAAGCTGGGCAAACAGTACGGCGGCGCCTGGATCAAGAAGGGCGAGGAGCGCCTGACCGTCGCCGTCACCACCGAGACCGCCGCGAAGGAGGTCCGGGCCGAGGGTGCCGAGGCCTACCTTGTCGACCGCAGTGAGAGCGCTCTCGCGGCCGACCGGGCGAAGCTCGACAAGCGCGGGGCCAAGGCGGACGACACCATCCGCGCCTGGCGTATCGACCCGGCGACCAACAGCGTCGTCGTGACGGTCAAGCCCGGAGCCGAGGCCAAGGCCCGCAAGTTCGCCAAGGACAGCGGCGTCGCCGAGGTCACCGTCGAGACCTCCGCGACCGCACCCAAGCCGGTGTACGACATCCGCGGCGGCGACCAGTACGTGATCAACGGCAACACGCTCTGCTCGGTCGGCTTCCCCGCTCGCCGGGGCGGTGCGCCCGGTTTTGTGACCGCCGGTCACTGCGGCGGCCGGGGCGCCCCGGTCAAGGGCTTCAACAACGTCGACCTGGGCAGCTTCCAGGAGTCGGAGTTCCCGAACACCGACATGGCCTACGTCGCCGCCAACGGCAACTGGACCCCGCAGCCGTGGGTGAACAACTACTCCGGCGGCAACGTGATCGTGGCCGGCTCCAACGACGCCGCGATCGGTTCCTCGATCTGCCGCTCGGGCCGCACCTCCTCGTGGACCTGCGGCACCCTGCAGGGTCGCAACGAGACGATCAACTACTCGAACGGCCCCGTGTACGGCATGAGCCGGATGAACGCCTGCGCCAACCCGGGCGACTCGGGTGGTTCGGTCATCGCCGGTAACCAGGCCCAGGGCGTCACCTCCGGTATCTCCGGCGGCTGCGGCTCGGCCAGCCCGCAGACCTGGTTCCAGCCGGTCAACCCGATCCTGTCGCGGTGGGGCATCGCCCTGGTCACCAGCGGAGGGGGCAGCGCCGGCGGTGCGGTCATCAGCGCCCTGAACGGCCGTTGCCTGGACATCCCGAACGGCAACTTCTCCGACGGCGTACGGGTGCAGATGTGGAACTGCAACGGCTCCGCGGCCCAGAAGTGGGAGTTCGTCAACGGCACGCTGCGTACCGGGAACAACAAGTGCATGGACGTGGCGTGGGGCTCGACGGCGAACGGCGCGATCCTGCAGATCGTCACCTGCTCCGGCAACCCGGCGCAGCAGTGGGTCCTGTCGGCCGCCGGTGACCTGGTGAACCCGCAGGCGAACAAGTGCGCCGACATCGACGCCTGGAACCCCAACGACGGCGCCGTGCTGGTGCTGTGGGAGTGCACGGGCGGCGCGAACCAGAAGTGGCGCCGCGGCTAG
- a CDS encoding ATP-binding protein, which yields MADNVIQLRVQGRVDDPVRLQALRATGLLDADSATSLDRLTRLATRLVKMPVALVSLVDVDRQVFVSAVGLEEPWASRGQTPLSHSFCQYVVTDQAPLVITDARADGRLCGNLAIRDLNVIAYAGFPLHSPDGQVLGSFCAIDGRPRQWTEDEVEILQDLAANAESEIALYTAHGELMLSSARMQTVLDTTQDAFVSMDHAGLVTAWNDAAHRLFGWSAAEAMGRPATELMIPERFHDAHRAGLERVRQGGRSRLSGQRVELIATDRDNREFPVEMTMQMAMERDRPVFHAFLHDITERRRLADQREQLLEQEQLQVRQLRELDKMKDDLVAVVSHELRNPIGVIRGYTELMAADPDLPEVLRQDLTVIDHTSARLTHLVDDLLDLAQLDAGKQFHLVPLDPGPLIQDAVRTHRITASARQVTLISEVEPLPVIPGEPRRLQQVLDNLLSNAVKYSLPGGTVTVTARHHDDRFVLTIADTGIGIPAEQYPHLFDRFFRASTATGLGIKGTGLGLAVTKAIVEAHDGTISAEPGTDGGTRFIVSLPARVQLTAEL from the coding sequence ATGGCTGACAATGTTATTCAGCTGCGGGTCCAGGGCCGGGTCGATGACCCTGTCCGGTTGCAGGCGCTGCGGGCCACCGGACTGCTCGACGCCGACTCCGCGACGTCGCTGGACCGGCTCACCCGGCTGGCCACCCGGCTGGTCAAGATGCCGGTGGCCCTGGTGTCGCTGGTCGACGTCGACCGGCAGGTGTTCGTGAGCGCGGTCGGACTCGAAGAGCCCTGGGCCTCACGGGGGCAGACCCCGCTGTCGCACTCGTTCTGCCAGTACGTCGTCACCGACCAGGCGCCACTGGTGATCACCGACGCCCGGGCCGACGGCCGGCTCTGCGGAAACCTGGCCATTCGCGATCTCAACGTCATCGCCTATGCCGGCTTCCCGCTGCACTCCCCGGACGGGCAGGTGCTGGGCTCGTTCTGCGCCATCGACGGCCGGCCCCGGCAGTGGACCGAGGACGAGGTGGAGATCCTGCAAGACCTCGCGGCCAACGCCGAGTCCGAGATCGCCCTGTACACGGCGCACGGAGAGCTGATGTTGTCGTCGGCCCGGATGCAGACGGTCCTGGACACCACCCAGGACGCCTTCGTGTCCATGGATCACGCCGGGCTGGTGACCGCGTGGAACGACGCGGCCCATCGATTGTTCGGCTGGTCGGCCGCCGAAGCGATGGGCCGCCCCGCGACCGAGCTGATGATTCCGGAACGATTTCACGACGCGCACCGCGCCGGCCTCGAGCGGGTGCGTCAGGGTGGGCGATCAAGACTGTCCGGCCAGCGCGTGGAACTGATCGCCACCGACCGCGACAACCGCGAGTTCCCCGTCGAGATGACGATGCAGATGGCCATGGAACGGGACCGGCCGGTCTTCCACGCCTTCCTGCACGACATCACCGAGCGCCGCCGGCTCGCCGACCAGCGCGAGCAACTCCTCGAACAGGAACAACTCCAGGTACGTCAGCTGCGTGAGCTGGACAAGATGAAGGACGACCTCGTCGCCGTGGTCAGCCACGAACTGCGCAACCCGATCGGGGTCATCCGGGGGTACACCGAACTGATGGCGGCCGACCCCGACCTCCCGGAGGTTCTGCGTCAGGACCTCACCGTCATCGACCACACCAGCGCCCGGCTCACCCATCTGGTCGACGACCTGCTCGACCTCGCCCAGCTCGATGCCGGCAAGCAGTTCCACCTTGTGCCCCTTGATCCCGGCCCGTTGATCCAGGACGCCGTGCGTACGCATCGGATCACCGCCTCCGCCCGCCAGGTGACACTGATATCCGAGGTCGAACCGCTACCGGTCATCCCCGGTGAGCCCCGCCGCCTGCAACAGGTTCTGGACAACCTGCTGTCCAACGCCGTCAAATACTCCCTGCCCGGGGGGACCGTCACCGTCACCGCCCGCCACCACGACGATCGGTTCGTCCTGACAATCGCCGACACCGGCATCGGTATCCCCGCTGAGCAGTATCCACATCTGTTCGATCGGTTCTTCCGGGCCAGCACCGCCACCGGACTCGGCATCAAAGGCACCGGCCTGGGGCTGGCGGTGACCAAGGCCATCGTCGAGGCGCACGACGGCACGATCAGCGCCGAGCCCGGCACCGACGGCGGCACCCGCTTCATCGTGTCGCTACCGGCGCGGGTGCAGCTGACCGCCGAGCTCTGA
- a CDS encoding response regulator, with translation MTISVLIADDHEGFRSGLRAILETQDDLVCVAEAGDGEQAVADVQRLRPDVAVLDIRMPRRDGLGAARAILALPGNRTQIVVLTTHDTDEYVHQAVSAGARGFLLKSMPPEELIAAVRIAARGDVLIDPSIVRRHLTRFADALDPVALPVELEQLTGREREVLQSLSRAHSNAEIARHLHIGEQTVKTHISNILRKLQLRDRTHAVAYAHLTGFAERSPRQTPPRMRA, from the coding sequence ATGACGATCTCGGTGCTGATCGCCGACGACCACGAAGGTTTCCGCTCGGGACTCCGCGCGATCCTCGAGACCCAGGACGACCTTGTCTGCGTGGCGGAAGCAGGCGACGGCGAACAGGCCGTCGCCGACGTCCAGCGGCTGCGACCGGACGTGGCCGTCCTCGACATCCGGATGCCGCGCCGGGACGGCCTCGGTGCGGCCCGGGCGATCCTGGCGCTGCCCGGCAACCGTACGCAGATCGTGGTGCTGACCACCCACGACACCGACGAGTACGTCCACCAGGCCGTCAGTGCGGGGGCACGGGGCTTTCTGCTCAAATCCATGCCGCCGGAGGAACTCATCGCCGCCGTGCGCATCGCGGCCCGCGGTGACGTCCTGATCGATCCGTCGATCGTGCGCCGGCACCTCACCCGCTTCGCCGACGCCCTGGACCCGGTCGCGCTGCCCGTGGAGCTCGAACAGCTGACCGGGCGCGAGCGTGAGGTGCTGCAGTCGCTGTCACGAGCGCACAGCAACGCCGAGATAGCCCGCCACCTGCACATCGGCGAGCAGACCGTGAAGACCCACATCTCGAACATCCTGCGCAAGCTGCAACTGCGGGACCGGACCCACGCGGTCGCGTACGCGCACCTGACCGGATTCGCTGAGCGGTCCCCACGCCAGACACCCCCTAGGATGCGGGCATGA
- a CDS encoding DUF4097 family beta strand repeat-containing protein, giving the protein MQTFATPAPIAAVLDIPAGRIQFIAAERADTVVEVRPADPGRSRDVRAAEQTTVTYADGALRIESSQPSNRLVGPTGSVEVTVQLPAGSRVEGRSASTELRGVGRLGDVSFEGAYRRIKIDEAANVRLTAIDGDVEVGRLTGPAEISTGRGDIRIAEAVQGTLLLTTQQGDITVAAATGVSATLDAGTALGRVSNALKNDGTAGLDIRATTAQGDITARSL; this is encoded by the coding sequence ATGCAGACCTTCGCCACCCCCGCCCCGATCGCCGCCGTTCTCGACATCCCGGCCGGGCGCATCCAGTTCATCGCCGCCGAGCGCGCCGACACCGTCGTCGAGGTGCGCCCCGCCGACCCCGGCAGGAGCCGCGACGTCCGGGCCGCCGAGCAGACCACCGTCACGTACGCCGACGGCGCCCTGCGGATCGAGTCCTCGCAGCCGTCGAACAGGCTCGTCGGCCCGACCGGATCGGTCGAGGTCACGGTCCAACTGCCGGCCGGGTCGAGGGTCGAGGGCAGGTCCGCGAGCACCGAGTTGCGGGGCGTCGGCCGGCTCGGTGACGTCAGCTTTGAGGGTGCCTACCGGCGGATCAAGATCGACGAGGCGGCGAACGTACGGCTGACCGCGATCGACGGCGACGTCGAAGTGGGGCGCCTCACCGGTCCCGCCGAGATCAGCACCGGCCGGGGTGACATCCGGATCGCCGAAGCTGTCCAGGGCACCCTCCTGCTCACCACCCAGCAGGGCGACATCACCGTGGCCGCCGCCACTGGCGTCTCGGCCACCCTGGACGCCGGCACCGCTCTCGGCCGGGTCAGCAACGCCCTGAAGAACGACGGCACCGCCGGTCTCGACATCCGCGCCACCACCGCCCAGGGCGACATCACCGCCCGCAGCCTCTGA
- a CDS encoding ABC transporter permease, producing the protein MSASAAVLKAETKLFAREPGSLFWVLAFPSLLLLGFGLIPKYREIDEGLGGNRIIDFYVPSVVLVALVTASLLSLPGTLTGYRERGILRRMRTTPARLADLLIAQMALHAVAAILGGVLAIAVGRLVWGVALPEQPLAYGVTLLLATLAGLATGSVITALARTAKAAQAVGLAALFPAMFAAGIYVPIQVLPDVVRQIIALLPFGAAAQALNQAASGSWPAWSHLAVLVLWTVVPMVVAARWFRWE; encoded by the coding sequence ATGTCCGCGTCCGCCGCCGTGCTCAAGGCCGAGACCAAGCTGTTCGCCCGGGAGCCGGGCTCGCTGTTCTGGGTGCTCGCCTTCCCGTCCCTGCTGCTCCTCGGTTTCGGCCTGATCCCGAAGTACCGGGAGATCGACGAAGGGCTGGGCGGTAACCGGATCATCGACTTCTACGTGCCGAGCGTGGTGCTCGTCGCCCTGGTCACGGCGAGTCTGCTGTCCCTGCCGGGCACCCTGACCGGTTACCGGGAACGCGGCATCCTGCGCCGGATGCGTACGACACCGGCTCGGCTGGCCGACCTGTTGATCGCGCAGATGGCCCTGCACGCCGTGGCCGCGATCCTCGGCGGTGTGCTCGCCATTGCCGTCGGCCGCTTGGTCTGGGGCGTCGCGCTGCCGGAACAGCCCCTCGCGTACGGGGTGACTCTGCTGCTCGCCACCCTCGCCGGGCTGGCGACCGGCTCGGTGATCACCGCGCTGGCACGCACCGCGAAGGCCGCCCAGGCTGTCGGCCTGGCGGCGTTGTTCCCCGCGATGTTCGCGGCCGGCATCTACGTGCCGATCCAGGTGCTGCCGGACGTGGTGCGGCAGATCATCGCGCTGCTGCCCTTCGGCGCGGCGGCGCAGGCGCTGAACCAGGCGGCCAGTGGCAGCTGGCCGGCGTGGTCCCACCTGGCAGTGCTCGTGCTGTGGACGGTCGTCCCGATGGTGGTCGCCGCCCGCTGGTTCCGCTGGGAGTGA
- a CDS encoding alpha/beta fold hydrolase produces the protein MTSTVTPWTGMIPIDDTALACTDTGGTGIPVVYLNGQFATQGYWKRVIADLGAGWRHITYDERARGRKSQTSADYSFEAGIRDIDAVLAARGVDRALVVGWSYGAFLGAHWAGRNPDRAIGAVLVDGAMPHDWLDDAMEERIRTMFKRMAWFMPLLRPTGLVPRLTAEQQATSNIELGKISRERQLGPVLDGITVPTRYVLASGTSLGSKGDEQEVIRASLTKVVARNPHIRISAKVPSNHSKILHKDHAAVAAAVREVAAVHVPLDI, from the coding sequence ATGACCAGCACCGTCACCCCGTGGACCGGCATGATCCCGATCGACGACACCGCCCTCGCCTGCACCGACACCGGCGGCACCGGCATCCCGGTCGTCTACCTGAACGGGCAGTTCGCGACCCAGGGCTACTGGAAGCGAGTCATCGCCGACCTCGGCGCCGGCTGGCGGCACATCACCTACGACGAACGCGCTCGCGGCCGGAAGTCGCAAACGTCGGCCGACTACTCGTTCGAGGCCGGTATCCGCGACATCGACGCCGTCCTCGCCGCCCGCGGGGTGGACCGGGCGCTGGTAGTCGGATGGTCCTACGGCGCGTTCCTCGGGGCGCACTGGGCCGGGCGCAACCCGGACCGTGCGATCGGCGCGGTCCTGGTCGACGGCGCGATGCCGCACGACTGGCTCGACGACGCCATGGAGGAACGGATCCGCACGATGTTCAAGCGGATGGCCTGGTTCATGCCGCTGCTGCGCCCGACCGGCCTGGTCCCCCGCCTGACCGCCGAACAGCAGGCCACCAGCAACATCGAACTCGGAAAGATCTCCCGGGAACGCCAGCTCGGCCCGGTCCTGGACGGCATCACCGTCCCCACCCGCTACGTCCTGGCCTCCGGCACCTCGCTCGGCAGCAAGGGCGACGAACAGGAGGTGATCCGCGCGAGTCTGACCAAGGTGGTGGCCCGCAACCCGCACATCCGGATCAGCGCCAAGGTCCCCAGCAACCACAGCAAGATCCTGCACAAGGACCACGCGGCCGTGGCCGCGGCGGTCCGGGAAGTGGCAGCCGTCCACGTACCTCTCGACATCTGA
- a CDS encoding alpha/beta fold hydrolase, protein MEDIGPRRRALLRTAALVATAGIIIALAFLTVRPGSTLAVPDGARAGELSMSPCDYRTEAGTRAAECGTLVVPENRNDPAADLIALPVIRIPAEVEQPREPVFRLGGGPGSTNMKFPEASRLTADRDVVLVGYRGVDGSRRLDCPEVAGLRHAEGDLTGAGSQQAARLGFTACARRLTGDGVDLRGYSVAQRVDDLEAARTALGYQKINLISSSAGTRTAMVYSWRHPTALLRSAMVGVNPPGHMVWDLAITDKQISRYARLCAADTRCSTRTDDLAASMREAATDMPRRWGPFAIHAGSVRAASMFGMHHNGPGSAPLNAPTVIDAYLNGPGALWAMSVLGEVQLPDSIVWGEFASFAMIDAPAAQSFYQAGGDPGSVLRSDGTNFLWGGPSGFSTVWPDSPDNAPYRAPQLSTVETLLVSGTLDFSTPAETATDDLLPLLPKGHQVILPELGHSADFWDNADASRHLLNTFYDSGRIDDSKFGTRPVAFDPGPLTMSTIAAILLGVAVIAAVLGLGLLTVLVRRARRGGFSHRAGMWLRILTPLPLGLGGWFLAVLLIWSLDLNTFIAGTSAVIPAVSVAVGLGTWAAWVRHNRPRRTALAVALGAAVAGALLGYSAGATLTAPLTAIAGAAAAANLGLLILDHRLHRPRAAVASESPVPASV, encoded by the coding sequence ATGGAAGACATCGGCCCTCGTCGCCGCGCCCTGCTCCGTACCGCCGCGCTGGTCGCCACCGCGGGGATCATCATCGCGCTGGCCTTCCTGACCGTGCGCCCCGGCAGCACCCTGGCCGTGCCGGACGGCGCGCGGGCCGGTGAGCTGTCGATGAGCCCGTGCGACTACCGGACCGAGGCGGGCACCCGGGCGGCCGAATGCGGCACTCTGGTCGTACCGGAGAACCGCAACGACCCGGCAGCGGACCTGATCGCGCTGCCGGTGATCCGGATCCCCGCCGAGGTGGAGCAACCCCGTGAACCCGTCTTCCGGCTGGGTGGCGGCCCCGGCTCCACCAACATGAAGTTCCCCGAAGCGAGCAGGCTCACCGCCGACCGCGACGTGGTCCTCGTCGGCTACCGCGGCGTCGACGGGTCGCGGCGCCTCGACTGTCCCGAGGTGGCCGGATTGCGGCACGCCGAGGGCGACCTCACCGGTGCCGGGTCGCAGCAGGCCGCCCGGCTGGGCTTCACCGCCTGCGCCCGGCGTCTGACCGGCGACGGTGTCGATCTGCGTGGGTACTCCGTCGCTCAGCGTGTCGACGACCTCGAGGCCGCCCGGACCGCGCTGGGCTACCAGAAGATCAACCTGATCAGCTCCAGCGCCGGGACCCGCACCGCGATGGTCTACTCCTGGCGACACCCCACCGCGCTGCTGCGTTCCGCGATGGTCGGGGTGAACCCGCCGGGCCACATGGTCTGGGACCTGGCGATCACCGACAAACAGATCTCCCGGTACGCCCGGCTGTGTGCCGCCGACACCCGGTGTTCCACCCGTACGGACGACCTGGCGGCCTCGATGCGCGAGGCCGCCACCGACATGCCCCGGCGCTGGGGGCCGTTCGCCATCCACGCGGGCAGTGTGCGGGCGGCCAGCATGTTCGGCATGCACCACAACGGCCCCGGCTCCGCGCCGCTGAACGCGCCCACCGTGATCGACGCCTACCTCAACGGACCCGGCGCTCTGTGGGCGATGTCGGTGCTCGGCGAGGTGCAGCTGCCCGATTCGATCGTCTGGGGCGAGTTCGCCTCGTTCGCCATGATCGACGCACCCGCGGCGCAGAGCTTCTACCAGGCCGGCGGTGATCCCGGCTCGGTGCTGCGCAGCGACGGCACGAACTTCCTCTGGGGCGGGCCCTCCGGCTTCTCCACCGTGTGGCCGGACAGCCCGGACAACGCGCCGTACCGGGCGCCGCAGCTCAGCACCGTGGAGACCCTCCTGGTCAGCGGCACCCTCGACTTTTCCACCCCAGCCGAGACGGCCACCGATGACCTGCTGCCCCTGCTGCCCAAAGGCCACCAGGTCATCCTGCCGGAGCTGGGTCACAGCGCTGATTTCTGGGACAACGCCGACGCGAGCCGGCACCTGCTGAACACCTTCTACGACAGCGGCCGGATCGACGACTCGAAGTTCGGGACCCGCCCGGTTGCCTTCGACCCCGGACCGCTGACCATGTCCACCATCGCCGCCATCCTGCTCGGCGTCGCCGTCATCGCGGCGGTGCTCGGCCTGGGCCTGCTGACCGTGCTGGTCCGCCGGGCACGTCGCGGCGGGTTCAGCCACCGGGCCGGCATGTGGTTACGGATTCTCACGCCGTTACCTCTCGGCCTCGGCGGCTGGTTCCTCGCTGTCCTGCTGATCTGGTCGCTGGACCTGAACACCTTCATCGCGGGAACCAGCGCGGTGATTCCCGCCGTGAGCGTGGCGGTCGGCCTCGGCACCTGGGCGGCCTGGGTGCGGCACAACCGTCCGCGTCGCACCGCCCTGGCCGTCGCCCTCGGTGCGGCCGTCGCGGGCGCCCTGCTGGGTTACAGCGCCGGCGCGACTTTGACCGCACCCCTGACCGCGATCGCCGGAGCGGCCGCAGCGGCGAACCTCGGCCTGCTGATCCTCGACCATCGCCTTCACCGCCCCCGGGCGGCGGTCGCCTCGGAAAGTCCGGTTCCGGCAAGCGTCTGA
- a CDS encoding sensor histidine kinase, whose amino-acid sequence MSRSDRARRFLAGQSLLVAGACVLVDVLAYLAQGDPAGTFSWVFVLLAVVAADALLATRTRWSGWVAAAAVAVNAGCGLLLGGPPSVRLNEAGVLVATYRAGAWLRGVPAVASLAVVVVGLVPAFMARGYPFDETVVIAALKTGLISWMVGRYTTSRRQFLDEMQRETEQEERDAREAVSRAIAADRAGIARDLHDVVTHHVSAISAHAGAARLRLARTDADPSALSSLRSVEDASRSALGDLRNMLDLLHGERSAEQLGLADIDNLLHGFRAASIPVRLEVIGEPFVPPPAVDIALYRVVQEMLTNALRHGDGGVITVTVRYGVTAVEVETLNPYQPTRPVSGSGRGLAGIRNRVHALGGRLQAGPGAGTRIWSTAVSFDTREPA is encoded by the coding sequence GTGAGCCGTTCCGACCGAGCACGCCGCTTCCTGGCCGGCCAGTCGCTGCTGGTGGCCGGAGCGTGTGTGCTCGTCGACGTACTGGCCTACCTCGCGCAGGGCGACCCGGCCGGCACCTTCTCCTGGGTCTTCGTGCTGCTCGCCGTCGTGGCGGCCGATGCGCTGCTGGCGACGCGGACCCGGTGGTCGGGGTGGGTCGCCGCGGCTGCGGTGGCGGTCAACGCCGGTTGCGGCCTGCTGCTGGGCGGGCCACCGAGTGTGCGGCTCAACGAGGCCGGTGTCCTCGTGGCGACCTACCGCGCCGGGGCGTGGTTGCGGGGCGTACCCGCTGTCGCGTCGCTCGCGGTGGTGGTCGTCGGTCTGGTGCCGGCGTTCATGGCCCGCGGATACCCGTTCGACGAAACCGTGGTCATCGCCGCCCTGAAGACGGGTCTGATCTCCTGGATGGTGGGCCGCTACACGACGTCGCGGCGGCAGTTCCTCGACGAAATGCAGCGCGAGACCGAACAGGAGGAGCGCGACGCCCGCGAGGCGGTGAGCCGGGCCATCGCCGCCGACCGGGCCGGAATCGCGCGGGACCTGCACGACGTGGTCACGCACCATGTCAGTGCGATCAGCGCGCACGCCGGAGCCGCCCGGTTGCGCCTGGCGAGGACGGACGCCGACCCGTCCGCCCTCTCCTCGCTGCGGTCGGTGGAGGACGCCAGCCGGTCGGCGCTCGGCGATCTGCGCAACATGCTGGACCTGTTGCACGGTGAGCGCTCCGCCGAGCAACTGGGCCTGGCCGACATCGACAACCTGCTGCACGGCTTCCGGGCGGCCTCCATCCCGGTGCGGCTGGAGGTCATCGGTGAACCGTTCGTGCCGCCACCGGCGGTGGACATCGCGCTCTACCGTGTCGTTCAGGAGATGCTGACCAACGCGCTGCGCCACGGCGACGGCGGCGTCATCACGGTCACCGTCCGGTACGGGGTCACCGCCGTCGAGGTCGAGACGTTGAACCCGTACCAGCCGACGCGACCGGTGAGTGGCAGTGGCCGCGGGCTGGCCGGGATCCGCAACCGGGTCCACGCGCTCGGCGGCCGGTTGCAAGCTGGACCCGGTGCGGGCACGCGCATCTGGAGCACCGCAGTCTCCTTCGACACGAGGGAGCCGGCATGA